DNA from Desulfitobacterium chlororespirans DSM 11544:
CTTATCTCCTTCTTTGATCATGGTGGCTGCATCCATAGCGGCTGTAATGTGTCCGTCGCCGTCTCCTTTGACCACGGCCAGAGCCGTATCGGCATTCCCTTCGTAACCGGTGATTGCTTTGAGTCCGAAGCCAAGACTATTGGCGATGACCGCCATGGTGAAAAAGTCTTCATCCGTGCCTTGGGTTGGGAATTTAAAATCACGGCCTAAATTAGCCACATCTTCTATGCTTTTAATACCGCTGTTTCCCCCAACAGTCAGTATTCTCGCCTCAGTCGAGGCTCTCCCCAGATAAGTGAATTGAGTTGCGTCATACTTTACCCCTTCCCCCTCGGAAAGCTGGGATAAAATAATTGTGGGTATACTGGTGAATGCAATGGTCAATCCGTCAGGTTTGGCATTCCATAAGTCGTTAATCCCGACAACCCCGCCGGCTCCGGTAATATTCTTGACAATAATATTTTTGGCCCCGGAGTATTTCTGAATATAAGGGACAATCATCCTGGCGTAGGTGTCCATTCCTCTGCCCGCGGTGTTAGGTACAATCAGGGTAATCGTTTTTCCCTCATAGAAACCTTTCTCCGCCCCTGCAGATGCTGCAGAACCGGCAGAACTGCTGCAACCTGTGATACTGCCGGCTACCAGCGCTATAACGATGAGCAGTACAAACCATTTTGATCTTTTCAACATTGCTCTTGACCCTCCTAAATTTTACTCTTGGATCCTTTGCTTAGAGCCATTCCCCACTTAGCCTTTTCTTTCGCGCAGATATTTCCTCGAATACACAGAGTTTTTCCTGGATGCCCAACCATCACCTCCCTAATGAAATAACAACGACAGCAGCAGACCTTCGTACATCTCCCGCTGCAGCAGCAGAACAAATAAGGCATACAATACGAAGGTGTCTATAGCGGCAAAACAGGCAGCCATGTACCACTTCAGCTTGGTGATCAAGAGAAGATATCCGAAGACAAACACGCACATGGCCGGTATAACTCCAATCAGCAGAATCAGGAGCAATATGATCCCCAACCAGGAGAGCGCTACCCACTGGGAACCGCCGCGCTTCTTGCCGGCCGCCGCCCCGATGGTCTCCAATTTCTCCTCTTCAACCGCCATACCGCTTTTGGTGGATTTGAACAAGTTGGCCGGGTCAACATTTAAATCCAGCTTGGAGTTCGTGTTTTGCAGAATGAGCTGGAGCAGGATTAAGAGCAAAGAAACAACTGCCACCGGTATCGGTATCATCCTGGCTCTTGGCCCATAGTCAAAGGACACCACCAGAAAGACGACAAATACCAAGAATAAGATAATCGCTATGATATTTTCCTGTGCCCGCTTACTTACTTTCAGATTGCTCATCAGCTTGCCCCTCCCGTCGTAGCTGATTTCCGCCACCGCTTAATAAACGGATAGGCAGTTGTAATGATAATGATCAGCAGCATGATGAATGTGACAGGTCTGGTGATAAAAAATGTGTTGCCGTAAAGGGTGAGGGATATGTGCATATAGCGCTCAATCATCATACCGAGAACCATCCCGATTACCAGATCCGCTCTTGAATATTTGTACTTATCCAGAAAATAACCGATCACCCCAAAGACCGCGGTTACCACCACGTCTCCCAGTCTTCCCCGGACGGAATAGGACCCTATGAAACAGATGGACAGGATGATCGGAATCAGAACATTATGGGGCAGGGTCGTCAGTTTGGTCAATTTTTGTGATATTGCCAAGCCCACTCCGGTGGTTAAAATATTGGCAAAAACAATAATCCAGACCATCGCAAAAACGACGCTTAAATTGGTGGTCAGCAATTCCCGGCCCGGTTGAATGCCCATGGTAAGAAAGGCGGAGAGGAGAATGGTCATGCTCTCTCCCCCCGGAACGCCGAACCCCAGGGTAGGGATCAAGCCTCCCCCTTCGTTGGCGGCATTGGTGGCTTCCGGGGCAATAACACCCTCAACCATGCCGGTCCCGAACTTTTCCGGATGCTTGGATGTTTGCACCGCTTGTCCATAAGCCGCGATGCCGCCTACGCTGGCGCCGACTCCCGGCAGTACGCCGATAAAAAGTCCCAGGATGCTTGAGGAAATGACTAAGCGCCAGTGCTTGAAAACGTCTCTAACCCCGTCCCAGACCGTGCAGGTATTCTCCACGGTGGACAGCTGGGCGATGGTTTCACCTTTAACATACAGCTTAATCATCTGGGATACGGCGAACAGGCCGATTACCGCTACCGGGAATTCAATCCCGTCCAGCAAAAAGAGAATGTCAAAGGTATACCTGGCGGTGCTGGTCACAGGATCCATCCCTATAAAGGAAATCAAAAGGCCCAGGCCGGCGGCGACCAATCCTTTGAGTACGGAACCTTCACTAAAGATGGCGATAATGGTCAGCCCCCACACCGCCATCATGAAATACTCCGAAGGACCCAGGGCGAGCATAACCGCCCTCATAAAGGGCAGGGAGAAGGTCAGAAAAACCGCTCCGATAATGCCGCCAAGCAGAGAAGCCATCGCTGCCGCTCCAAGGGCCCGGGAACCTTCACCTCTTTGGGACATGGGATAACCGTCAAAACAAA
Protein-coding regions in this window:
- a CDS encoding Bug family tripartite tricarboxylate transporter substrate binding protein — translated: MLKRSKWFVLLIVIALVAGSITGCSSSAGSAASAGAEKGFYEGKTITLIVPNTAGRGMDTYARMIVPYIQKYSGAKNIIVKNITGAGGVVGINDLWNAKPDGLTIAFTSIPTIILSQLSEGEGVKYDATQFTYLGRASTEARILTVGGNSGIKSIEDVANLGRDFKFPTQGTDEDFFTMAVIANSLGFGLKAITGYEGNADTALAVVKGDGDGHITAAMDAATMIKEGDKHPILIIASERMTEYPDVPTALEVVQDETAKASLQAIVSMLEMHRSFFGPPDMDQEATKALREAIFQALNDPELQARAEQTGLPLVPMKGDEEQGKVGIIAEGGKNIVPILKAAVEATK
- a CDS encoding tripartite tricarboxylate transporter permease, whose translation is MLQASLDGLMSLFTFQAMSYMTIGVAFGLLISFMPGLGGIVAMALLLPFTFGLGPTAALALLLGAHIATIFGSSISGILFNVPGAAKSVTVCFDGYPMSQRGEGSRALGAAAMASLLGGIIGAVFLTFSLPFMRAVMLALGPSEYFMMAVWGLTIIAIFSEGSVLKGLVAAGLGLLISFIGMDPVTSTARYTFDILFLLDGIEFPVAVIGLFAVSQMIKLYVKGETIAQLSTVENTCTVWDGVRDVFKHWRLVISSSILGLFIGVLPGVGASVGGIAAYGQAVQTSKHPEKFGTGMVEGVIAPEATNAANEGGGLIPTLGFGVPGGESMTILLSAFLTMGIQPGRELLTTNLSVVFAMVWIIVFANILTTGVGLAISQKLTKLTTLPHNVLIPIILSICFIGSYSVRGRLGDVVVTAVFGVIGYFLDKYKYSRADLVIGMVLGMMIERYMHISLTLYGNTFFITRPVTFIMLLIIIITTAYPFIKRWRKSATTGGAS